The DNA sequence TACCTGTCCGAACGTATCATCCGGGCGGACTTCTTTTAATCTTTCAATACTTCCAAATTCTTGTGCCAGCAAATATGCTGTTTCCTCTCCCACTTGTGGAATGGAAAGGCTGATGATAAGCCGAGCAAGAGTGACATTTTTAGCTTTTTCTATGGCTTGAAGCAGGTTATCAACTGACTTTTCTGCAAATCTTTCTAAAGTCAACAGATCACCCTTTTTTAAAGTAAAAACGTCGGCATATTCAGAAATCATTTTTGCTTCAAAAAGAGCGTCTATTACTTTCGGACCCATGCCATCAATATCGAAGGCATGCTTACCCACAAAATGATAAAATCGTCGCTTAATTTGACTATAAGAATTTTTATTTTTACAACGCCAAGCAGCTTCACCTGGGATCCTCTCTATCTCTCCTCCATCTCCACATTCAGCAACTTTTTTAGGCCAAATAAATTCTCTTTCTTTACCTGTTCTCAATTCTGTAAGCACCGAAACAATATCGGGGATAACATCTCCCGCTTTTTGTAAAATAACTGTGTCCCCAATCCTCACATCCAACCTTTTTATTTCATCTTCATTGTGAAGCGTCGCTCGAGAAACAGTCGAGCCAGCGACGAGAACTGGCCGAAGATGAGCTACTGGAGTGAGGGTACCTTGCCTCCCAATTTGCAAAACAATATCTTCCACCACTGTTGTCACTTGCTCGGCAGCAAATTTGAAAGCGATACCAAAACGAGGTGCCTTGCCAGTATAGCCCAAGGCCTCCTGATATTTTTTTTGATTCACCTTTACCACTACCCCATCGATCAAATAATCTTGTTTATCTTTTTTCTTACCCCATTCTTTCCAATAACCAATCACCTCTTCTATATTTTTATAAACTTTAAAATTTTTATTGATATTAAATCCAAGTTCATCTAAAAGTTCCAATTCCTCTTCTTGAGTTTGAGGTTCTTGTTTCCTAAGGTCTCCCCTTAGGAAAATAGTGGCTATATCATAAACAAAAGCGGAAAGTTTTCTTTGCTCAACCATTTTAGGATCAAGTTGGCGCATAGTACCAGCGGCAACATTGCGAGGATTAGCATAAAGATCCTCTTCTCGTTTTTTCTGTAATTTATTTATTCTCTCAAACTGGCTTTTGGGTAAAAAAATCTCTCCTTCAGCTATTAAATCAACTGGCTCTTTTAAAGTAAGAGGTACGGATTTTATAGTACGCACATTGGAAGTGACGTCCTCCCCCACTTTACCATCACCCCTCGTAGCTCCGGTTACCAGAATACCTCTTTTGTATTCGAGTACTATTTTCAAACCATCTATTTTAAGTTCACAAGTATATTCAATATTAGCAAACCCTCCTTCGCTTTTCTTTTCAGTCAAGCTTCGACGGGCAAGGAAATTTTTCACTCTTTCATCAAAGGCTCGCATATCTTCTTCAGTGAAAGCGTCGTTGAAAGACCATTGAGAAACTTTATGAACTATCTTTTTAAACTGTTCTACTGGTTTACCCCCCACTTTCTCTGTCGGACTATCTTTAGTTCTTAGAGCAGGATACTCCTCTTCCAGCCTACGTAATTCTTCCAAAAGAGAGTCATAAGCTGAATCTTCTATTTCTGGCTTATCCAAAACATAATAGAGGTGGTTATGTTTCTCTATTATTTTACGCAAGCTTTCTCCCCTCTCTTTTATTTCTCTAGAAACTGCCATAATTTAGAATGATAATAACAGATACAAAGTCTATTTTATAGGTACGAAAACACCCCGTTTCCGGGGTATCTTCGCGACATTTGTACGGAGAAACTATTGTTAATCCGCACTCACACATACAATCTAGCATAACTTAGATTTTTATGCAAATTACGGGTTACGACCAGCTCTTATTTCAGAGATAAAATACTCGCCTTTTTCTTTAAAAGTAGGGTCGATTTCGATCACTTTTTGTATTTCTAATATAGCTTCTGGCCTCCTACCTGCTTGCAGGTACATACCAGCGAGAGTGAGGTAATTCTGGGTATTGGTAGGATTTTTTTCAATCCTTTCACTTATAACAAGGGCCGCTTCATTGTACTTACCAAGCTGATAAAGAACACTGACATACCGATCATCGTTTACCAGTTTGTCGTGTGGAAAATTTTTCAAAAGCTCATCTGCAAGAATAGTATCCCGAACAAGGATGGCCCCAAGAGCATAGGTGAACCTTGCTTCATCATAAGAAGTCTCTAGCTCATAGGCTTTCTTAAAATCGGCGACAGCTTCTTCAGTTTTACCTGATTGCAGAAGCTCACTACCTCTTTCTATGTATAAAGATTGCTTTCTTGGAGAAAATTTTATCGCCTCATCAAGTTCTGGAATAGATTTGTCGTAAAGGCCGAAACGAGAAAGGAACATGGCATAGAAGAGCCTGTGGCGAACACTAAAAGGAAAACTTTCTAGATGGTTCATAAAAGCAGCATCAACCGCGTCGAAAACTTCTTGTCGAAACTCTGGGCTGGACTGTGCATTATTTATAGCATTTAGTGCAGAATTAGGAACATGCTCGAGAG is a window from the Candidatus Paceibacterota bacterium genome containing:
- the ligA gene encoding NAD-dependent DNA ligase LigA, which gives rise to MAVSREIKERGESLRKIIEKHNHLYYVLDKPEIEDSAYDSLLEELRRLEEEYPALRTKDSPTEKVGGKPVEQFKKIVHKVSQWSFNDAFTEEDMRAFDERVKNFLARRSLTEKKSEGGFANIEYTCELKIDGLKIVLEYKRGILVTGATRGDGKVGEDVTSNVRTIKSVPLTLKEPVDLIAEGEIFLPKSQFERINKLQKKREEDLYANPRNVAAGTMRQLDPKMVEQRKLSAFVYDIATIFLRGDLRKQEPQTQEEELELLDELGFNINKNFKVYKNIEEVIGYWKEWGKKKDKQDYLIDGVVVKVNQKKYQEALGYTGKAPRFGIAFKFAAEQVTTVVEDIVLQIGRQGTLTPVAHLRPVLVAGSTVSRATLHNEDEIKRLDVRIGDTVILQKAGDVIPDIVSVLTELRTGKEREFIWPKKVAECGDGGEIERIPGEAAWRCKNKNSYSQIKRRFYHFVGKHAFDIDGMGPKVIDALFEAKMISEYADVFTLKKGDLLTLERFAEKSVDNLLQAIEKAKNVTLARLIISLSIPQVGEETAYLLAQEFGSIERLKEVRPDDTFGQVKMERLEEIGGIGPIVAKSIVQWFADKENQKILDKLLKQITIQSANSKLQPTNLKFSDKTFVLTGTLNGMSRDEAKEKVRAFGGSVSSSVSKETDFVVAGENSGSKYDRAIELGVPILTEIEFVKLLN